The Malus domestica chromosome 17, GDT2T_hap1 genome contains the following window.
ggcgggccactgGCCATgcacgggccgccgcgggtggcgatTGGCCGCCCTAGCTCgctggaaaatccaactatttccaaaaattctaaaaaaatacaaaattgaagatctcaaagagtagagcaaatttatacctgtggccaaggccaatttggcctggaagagctccaatttcaccaaaatccgtgcggaaccctagaattgggtgagttccaattcgtcTTCAAATCAACTCCGCCGTCCCAAccaatgtttgggctttgttctaggcctcaataGAAATGTATGGGTGGTggcaattgaaagaaattgcGTCGGGATTGGGTGAATTTTGAACAAGAAAGTCGCGGCACCCGTGTgggtgttcttcgcgaaatcaccacgaaattcattgattttttggatgaaacatgaagagggaaggcctaggtGATGATTGGAAGTGGTACCTTGATCCAATTTGTGAGAATTCCGGTGAAAACCGTTGGAATTTGGGTGTGGGTGTcgcgggtcgaaacgggttgcTGGTGAAGACTcgttttcttccttctctccttcgcttctcgccctctctcctttcctcctttccttcTTCTGGTTGGCCAAGCTagttcctctctcctctccccatTCGGCCTTTCCCCATTCGgcctctccttcttcttctccgattgggcagctttgcccaatctctaattttctcttcttcttccctagTGCTTTCCTCtcacgcacacacacatacaaaactttcttcatcatttatttttattttctttctcttacatccaagccatccatttcatatttcctttaatctgggccatccattttcataaaagaaattctagattttactaaaattataattccttaaaatcCTAAATTTCAAGCATTAACAACTTtttcgatataactccaaatcacgaaccgtctgtGCCCACACATCCGTAGCGACGAATACTAcaaggatatgtcaagaaaataaatcttagatggcacgaaaCGATGATTAACCTCAAACAAAGCACgtgcctcgaagggcatttttgcaaaatcctttattaaaactttaaaaactcttaaaatcagggacgggctgttacaatctacccatcttatagaatttcgtcctcgaaattcacACAATAATTACAATTCATCAAACCATAAAATAATCTGGGATAGTTCTCTCTCAGCCGATTCTCTGATttccaagtagcttcttccgcTGAAAGATTCCTCCATAAACTTTCACCAAACTCATTGTCTTATTCCTCAGCACAATGTCTTTCCAATACAAGATAGTcactggctcctcatcatacgtcaaatccagATTGACTTCCAAAGGTTGATGAGGTATCACATGTGAATGATCTGAGACATAATATCGAAGCATGGAAACATAGAACACATTATGCACTTTcgacaactctggaggcaactcaagcctgtaagcaacttcaccgacTCTCGCGGTGATCACATAAGGTccgatgtacctaggacttaactTACCTTTCGTCTCGAACCGAACCCCACCTTTCCAAGGTTAAAGCTTCAGAAATACTCAATTACCTACATTATACACCTGATCAGTGGCATGTCTGTCTACTAAGCTtttttgtcgatcctgggccaCTTTCATAATAGCTTTAATCACTTGAACATGCTGAGTAGTCTCCTCTACTATCTCAGGGTCCACTAATGTCTTTCACCAACTTTAGACCAACACAAAAGTATACGACAAGTTTTCCCATATAATGCCTCAAACGATGTCATACCCATGCTCGAACGAAAGCTACTGTTGTAGACACATTCCGTCAAATCCAACCGCTTATGCCAAGCGTCACCAAACTGCAACATTGAAGATCTTAGCATGTCATCTAAAGTCTGAATGGTTCTCTCTGACTGACcatttgtttgaggatgataagctgtgctgacttagtaagtCGATCAATAATTACCCAAACGCCATCACACCCGTTCCGTGTACGAGGaaacttgtacacaaaatccatagtgatattttcccatttccactgtggaacggaaagtggctgcatcaatccaaaaAGACTCATTTCTTTTTACTTTGACTTGCTGACGACTGATACACCTATTCACAAATTCAACAATCTCCCTTTTTatatggtcgaatggtatgatataTTTTAGTACCTCCAGGATGCATTGTATAAGCTGAACAGTTTGCTTCGTCCAAAATTACTTTCTTTGATTCCGTATTAATAATCCTGTTCTCTTGCATAATCATGCCATCTGATTCTTTAaccctgaggtctttctttttctcgtCGTTCCTTGCCTCAATTAATTCTTGGGTCTCTTCATCTTCCATCTGAGTTTCAAGCACACGACCCGCTAAAATTTGgcttaacttgaaaattaacaaGTAAGGCTTCTTCTttatcttccactcctaacttcACTCCAGTGAACCGTAAATCATCAAGAAGAAGACCATAACAATCATAACTGGCATGAAGTCTAGCTGaagtcttcctactaagtgcatcagTTACCATAGTTCCACAATCAAGATGATACTCAATCATGCGATCCTAATCTTTtagcaactcaatccaccttcgtTGATGAAGTTTAAGATCTCTCCGAGTAAACAGATACTGGAGACTCTTATGACCGTAAAATCTTGCACTTTTCTCCCCATAAAgacaatgtctccaaatcttcaaagcaaagatgatagttgCTAATTCCAAATCATAAGTAGGGTAATTCATTTCATGAGGTTTCAATTGTCTTGAAGTGTAGCAATCActctaccatgttgcatcaacacacatcctAAACCATTCAACGATGCATCACTGTAGACCTCATAATTATCGTTATCATCGGGGAGTGCTAAAACAGGTgtatgagtgagataatacttcagttgctgaaactttgctcacaattttcatcccactcaaaccTAATCTCTTTTCTAGTCGATTCCGTCAATGGCAAAACAATGACTAAAAATCCTTTACAAACGTCTATAGTAGTctgctaggccaagaaaactcaGTACTTCAGTGACGTttcgaggttgttcccaattctcaaCCGCTGCTACCTTTTAAGGatccacttgaataccttaagcgGATATAACATGTCCCAGAAATGTCACTTGATTCgtccaaaattgacatttgtCAAAGTTGACTAGCATGCTTTACCTTCAACTTAAGAGTATACCAGACTTCAACTCTTTTCCTTGAAAACACATAGGCACCTCTAAGTTGATCAAACAATCATCAATGCGCGACAATGGATAACTGTTCTTactcgttacccgattcaattgcctaatATCCATACATATTCTTAAGTCCCGTCTTTCTTCCTTATAAACAAAGCTGGGGTTTTCCAAGGTAACGTACTAAGTTGactgaaacctttatcaaccaattcctatgactgaattttcaattccttTAACTCTGTAGGAATCAATCTATAACATAAAATCTGTACTTGGAGACAATTCAATAGTGAACAccacatctctgtctggtgGCAATCCATGTAAATCATTCCGGAAACACATTAGGAAAATGTTTACCACTCGTACATCATCCACAATACTAGGAGTACGATCCTGCAATACCACATGAGCTAGGTATCCTTGGTAaccttttgataacaatctATTTGCTCTCACAACAGAAATAACGACATGTCTCACTCCACTTTGCTCActcacaaaagtaacctctgaTAATCCAAGACAAtggaaagtaactgatttctCGTAGCAATCCAtattggcacgattataatgcaaccaatctgtgcctaaaatcacatcGAAATCCACAAtgtctaacgggataagatttgctggcataactacttcttccaccatcactggacaccctgaaTAATCATAATCGATATAGAATGACCTACCTGTTTACCTACTTAACgaatccaacaaataagttatagatattacggtctgcagcccgcaataacGATAACTCACTGTCGTCTCGATAAGTAAGCAACAATTCTTAAGGGTGTAATATTATCATCTTACTCTTCATTAGAAATACATATACACTCATCGATTGTGCTCATTCACTACTTTCTTTGGCAACATCATCAATAACATAAAATATATCAGCCGGAGTCAGCTAGTATGACCTGTACGACTAGACTcataactcatcaaatatcCTTGTACCCACGACCCAACTGATCATAACTACTAGATCCAGAAACTTGCTGGATCGGTACTGGTGATCAATGAAGAATGCTGGGTATCAACTGATTCTAGGGAGAATTCATAACTCTATGTCCCATCTGTCCACATGAACACATTCACTGCTTCCCACATTGTCCAAATTGTCTATTATTGTACCTACGGCACAAAGGTACATTTCCTCTACCAGAGTCACCTCACCTCTGCAATCTAGGATCTCCAGTAAATCTACCACCGCGCATATGATCAATGGTACTAAAATCTCTGTTGGCAGAACTAGAATTAACCCCACTTCTTTTGAAGCTCTAAGTCTTGTGAGGTTTTTGAGACACATGACCTTTACCTTGGTCATCATTCCTTTGATTCTCATTCTTTTCCTTGTCTCAAATTATAAAATCTTGCTTCTTACCGTCCATATATGCCGGAGGAATAAACCTTTTCTTAAACAACTCTTTAAACAATTCTCAATCAGCTGTTTCCTCCGGTAACATCGTATAAGACTCCtatctccaccaggatgcaatTTCAATActcaaaaaccaggtagtcatctcgaccTACCTTTCAAAAGAAATATTCCTTTAACTTGCAGAATCTAAAACGCCTTTTCCAAATGATTAAGCCATCGATCTGCTCCCTCCGGTCTTTCATTTCCAtaaagtgattcaaattcaacttatACACAGTCTCAAGAGGAATCCTTTGGgtaatagactgaatcacatTAGTAGTAGTTTCCTATAACTAAGTCAAATCGGGAAAACTAAGTTCATCTGAACAAAGTGGCTATCTTCGAGGCGGtaaagttctgacagaagacactagggaattctcaagatgtccaggactgcaacctaggctctgataccaactgacacaccccgtcccgaaggagggcatgttggccgtcacgtgagagtgacgtaaccatttacacagttcggaagctttgaaaaaaatacaattactaagatgaaacacccgagggtgagtcctacttttgtgaattctgtcagaacaccatTGGTTTCCTcatggccaccaaagctctgctaacttgaacctggaggggcgcaaaacaaagttgagtgggtcagtaaaacaaagtttttcgaaaacatttcatttaacaacatttctaacccctcgctgtaaaacctgtatattttcccagaaaatagtatatatataaccatatataatttcaaaactcaaatcacaagtctttaacacttttcgagaaaatatgccatgttatgcatcaaaacataataaagatgcatcaatataacaggtgcaataaggaatcaaccggagaccctgcagttggtcctgttcggttaattctatagctcaatatccaatccaaccggagtcaccactgtgacctgtacggcactactctgcacataaatcggaactacctaaagtagtctgtacgataaggATAATGTAATAATacactctagtgcttctctcatcaatcaactGTGCACATAATATAAAGTCACCTAtcagtcggaaccctctcatggtctgtacgacatgtcggaaccctctcatggtctgtacgacatgcacctacttggatccaaggtgagcgtgcggtgcggggtgaataatataagcactaacaccatgggtgcaggttatgagctctcaacataattcacatcatcaacaaatcatatgaacaatataaaactcacctgatactcacctgtgcgtccgtagcaccaattcacatatatatgcaacgattaccaattcatatatttcatatatatgtatgcatggcattttaaaacatactttcatttaatttcaatttctgggaaaatcaatagtatataggtataaacagaaaatactgcccactcacctggagttcgcccaacaactccctagcacaatacatcaaggcgtcatgacgatcggcgcctagaacaataatcaaatccaatctcagaaatcatatcgatagaatatataacttatataaaacacgtcactacgcaattcgatccggaagatccgcaactcagatttccaatccataaattccagaggtccacaatatacctctaggacaacatcctaaaatttcattaccatccaacggttggatctccatcaatttccaaaaccaagtgacggttaacattctatattatgaacttacaactccaattttgaAAGATCCAtaaatcggattcccgatccgtaagttcctataatcctcaaatattacatattacaacgtatcaaagtttggtaacgatccaacggtcggatcgtcaattcacattttcacctaaccacgaatcgtaaccaacttaggttcaattactcaatttacgtccatcaattatcaaaactgaacctagaaccttaaacacaagctaagaatgacattggctgGCCACTGGCCATGCATGGGCCGcagcgggtggcggttggccgccccggctcgctggaaaatccaactatttccaaaaattctaaaaaaatacagaattgaagatctcaaagagtaaaGAAATTCTAGATTtaactaaaattataattccttaaaatcccaaatttcaaacgttaacAACTTtttcgatataactccaaatcacgaaccgtctgcaCCCACACGTCCGTAGCGACGaatactacgaggatatgtcaagaaaataaatcttagatggcacaatacgacgattaacctcgaacaaagcacgtgcctcgaagggcatttttgcaaaatcctttattaaaactttaaaaactcttaaaatcagggacgggctgTTACACGAggccaattaaatatatatataggtacgCATTAGCCGACAATAACATGTTTCTAAAAGCTCAATGTAATCATTATCTTGAGTTGGCCAAAGCTCCAAAAGACTCCAAAACAAAACTGTCGAACACTCTAATGTTTTAGCACATtcaatcacatatattaaacatTGGCCCTTTCTATCAACTATATTTTTTTCTCAAGTGaggcatatatatattatgaccCTTTATAACCAAATATGTCTCGGGATACTAAACTTAGCtagaaactaaattttttttagttttacatatattaaaataaatgattaaatgggtacccgtttataaccgcaggtaatacccataaccgtccatttaaatttcacgggtaaacAGTTATACCCATAACTGTAACCGTCAAATTTCAATGGGCGGATAACCAcgattacccataaccaataAGTATTTGTCCATCCCTGGATATGCATACATTGAGTGAAGCCAAAGAGGAAGCTGTACGCACAATTGTGGAATTTGTGAAGGCCCCAGACATGTTTCGGTATTTTTGTAGAATCTTGTGGAATttcaaagattttttttaaactaattcTTTAGTCCATGTTTCGCTTTGGTGACTGTTCATCCGTATTTACTCGTGTTAGATCCTTTACAAAGTaggtttctttttcttgttaaaaAACATTCCTTATCTAATTGTGTAGTAGTTTAGAATCGACTCTTTATAGACATTATTGTTTTTCTGGCATTTTGAAGATGCTACTATGCTTCCTCTGCAGTTACATATAATATCTGTATAAACACGACGGAGTGCTGGTTTAATATCATCACTTCAAAACAACTGGGTGTTTGACATTTGGCTCTGACGATGATCAAATTCCCCCCTTTCATTAGGCATTTAGATAACTGATATGTTGGTTTTGTTATGCTGCAGTGTGACTTACTAAATATGCCTGCTGTAGAGCAACTGGAGAAGGATGCTAAGCATGCATTGGCATAGCAGCTTCTGAAGATCTTTCTGACTCAGAGGCTGGATGCTTACTTGGAGTTTCAGGCTGTAAATTCTGATTTACTGAAAAGCTACGGTAAAGTTTAGTTTCATCTGACTGGGTTTTCTTCGGATTATATACATTTTTCTGTTCGTCTAAATTATGCTTTCTGAAATGTTATAGGTCTTGACCATGAAGACTGCATAACTAAGATGAGGTTGATTTCCTTGATGGATCTTGGTTCTGATGAATCTGGACGGATTCCTTACAGTGCTATCAGAGATACGCTTCAGGTTAGATTGGCTTACCTTTCTGGTTCTAGAAGTGTAAATCTGACATCATTGTTAATTATGCTTATGCACTTCTTTCTGGTTCTAAAATGGACCAGATGAATCAAGTGGTGATTGTGAGGTTAGTTTGTGTTTCGTACCTTCTGCGTACGCACAAAGATGCATATAGTTGTTTATTCAATCTTTTAGGCTTCTTTGTTGTTGAACAGAATTGGCCTTTCATCTGCAGCCGCTGTACTGAGAGAGTATTTGGGGAAGAACAATGGCTTACACTAAGAACAAAGTTAGCAACTTGGAGGGTAAGTAACTTCAGCCTCTTTTTCATTATTAACTGCCCACTAAGCACCGATTCATTGCTACCGTATAACAAACCACTGTTTGTGTTGCATTGTCCATAAATCTTCATTATATAATCGTATATTGACAGAGTTTCTCATTGTCAGGGTAATATTGCAAACGTTATCAGCACTATTCAAGCTAACAAGATGGCTGACGATGGGTCACAGGCAGTGCAAGGCTTAGTTATTCGTTAGAAATTAGTCGGTCTTAATGTAGGTGCTTGATTGACTTATGGGAGGTTGAACGGAATTGTTATTGATTCCCCGTTATTTTGGAATTGGATCAAATGTTTTGAAACTTTTTTACAGGAAAATAGGCTCTTGTTGGTTACAAATGTTGTAACATTGTACCCTTGCGAAATGAGCTTATATTGGTAGTGACTTCTGTTGCGTTTAACAGGAAAATTCTCTTCTTCTGGAAATTGTAATGGAGCATATTCCAGCCCCAGGTGATATTTCTTGACTCGATTGTCTACCCGTTTTATAGTTCTTTCCACAAGATTTGGATCTATCATTCCTACCCAATTGGAGATGGTATGAAACTGCTTTTGTAATCGGCTTTGTTGATAAGTGCTTTTATTGGACCACATGCAAAGTGCAGTTTGTTAGTGGAAAGTGCTATTAGCTATTCCAGAAGCAGAATAACGCAATGTGAGGCACTGCAAGTAATTCAGCATTCATttgggtacaaacacaattgATAAGAAATAGTTAACTGACTTGCTAACACATCATATAATTCTAGCCAGATTACTCTAATGTTGCTCATCATCTCCCATTCGGATCGTTGATTTCTGAAAAGATCGTCTCGGATATACACAGAACGGATTCATTCGTTGCGCAACCTAGCACACTAGTGAAGGCTTCATCGTCGTTCCTTTCACGGCAATTCTGATGTAGTTGCAATGCAAACTCAAGCCCCCTCACAACATCGTCCATTGACGGCCGTTCAATCCCACTATCATTGATGCAACTCATAGCAATTTCCACAAACTTGTTCAAACAATCGGTTTCAATCTTACCCTTCATGTTCGGATCAATGATTTGACCAAGTTCCCCGTCGCAATGGCAGCTCTTGGTCCACTCAGCCAAGTTCATTTGCTTTGTCTCCGCTGCATGCACCACAGCTGGTCTTGCACACAATACTTCACACAACACTACACCGAATGAGTACACATCGGATTTCACCGTCAGTTGTTGACGTCGGTAGTATTCCGGGTCTAGATACCCGAAACTGCCTTTCACGGCCGTGCTGATGTGGGTCTTGGACATGGTGGTCGTGCCCATTTTCGACAATCCGAAATCTGAAACCTTGGCCACCCATTTCTCATCCAATAAAATGTTTGTGCTCTTCACATCACGGTGGATGATAGTACCCTGGGCTTCGCTGTGAAGGTAGCGCAACCCTCGCGCGGCGCCAATGCAAATTTGGAGCCGTTGTCCCCAGGAGAGAGGTGGGTTGTCGGTGTGGTAGAGATGGTCGGCGAGGGTCCCACGTGCCATGTAATCGTACACCAAAATCATCTCATTATTATCAGTACAATACCCAATGAGAGACACCAAATGGCGGTGTCTG
Protein-coding sequences here:
- the LOC139193746 gene encoding eukaryotic translation initiation factor 3 subunit M-like, yielding MRLISLMDLGSDESGRIPYSAIRDTLQNWPFICSRCTERVFGEEQWLTLRTKLATWRGNIANVISTIQANKMADDGSQAVQGLVIR